A region of Brevundimonas sp. NIBR10 DNA encodes the following proteins:
- a CDS encoding MATE family efflux transporter codes for MLSPATRSATKDLLHLAWPVILARLGIMTMGLTDVIVVGNWSSEELAYSSLALAPMSIVVTTAVGLMMGVQVMTARMLGEGRRAEVGAVLRRGLVYSLQLGVGAMIVLWLLGPLGLRHAGLADGLAEGSSPALRIFALSMPGYLVSVAAQFFLEALHKPKPGMWAMWIANGVNLALNLLLVPDILGLGIDGAAASAWATFAARTSLAVFLVVYIVRLPEARALGVFVKPVRDITAEREQRKVGYGAGSSYFIEVGAFAAMTFIAGQLGAIETSAWAIVLNVSAIVFMVPMGMSAATAVLVGRAYGAGDGPGVLRAGLVGLGVVSLLTVLVALGLWGTAPWVASAYNRDPLLLAVVTPALVLATLFFVADGIQVVSASANRAAGDVWWPTIMHFGAYTLVMMPLGWVLGHSLGVDGLVWAVIIASLVSSVLLTGRFVRVARRIG; via the coding sequence ATGTTGAGCCCCGCTACCCGATCCGCGACGAAAGACCTGCTGCATCTGGCGTGGCCGGTGATCCTGGCGCGGCTGGGGATCATGACCATGGGGCTGACCGACGTGATCGTGGTCGGCAACTGGTCCAGCGAGGAGCTGGCCTATTCGTCCCTCGCTCTGGCCCCGATGAGCATCGTCGTGACCACCGCGGTCGGGCTGATGATGGGGGTCCAGGTGATGACCGCCCGGATGCTCGGCGAGGGTCGTCGGGCCGAGGTCGGGGCGGTGCTGAGGCGTGGGCTGGTCTATTCGCTGCAACTCGGCGTGGGGGCCATGATCGTGCTGTGGCTGCTGGGGCCGCTGGGGCTGAGGCACGCAGGGCTGGCGGACGGTCTCGCCGAGGGCTCGTCGCCCGCCCTGCGCATCTTTGCCCTGTCTATGCCCGGCTATCTGGTCAGCGTAGCGGCGCAGTTCTTCCTGGAGGCCTTGCACAAGCCCAAGCCGGGGATGTGGGCGATGTGGATCGCCAACGGGGTCAATCTGGCGCTCAACCTGTTGCTGGTGCCCGATATTTTGGGGCTGGGAATCGACGGGGCGGCGGCCTCGGCCTGGGCGACGTTTGCGGCGCGGACCTCGCTGGCGGTGTTCCTGGTGGTCTATATCGTGCGCCTGCCCGAGGCGCGGGCGCTGGGGGTGTTCGTCAAGCCGGTCCGGGACATCACCGCCGAGCGCGAGCAGAGGAAGGTCGGATACGGGGCCGGGTCCAGCTATTTCATCGAGGTCGGGGCGTTCGCGGCCATGACCTTCATCGCGGGCCAGCTGGGAGCGATCGAGACCTCGGCCTGGGCCATCGTGCTGAATGTGTCGGCGATCGTCTTCATGGTGCCGATGGGGATGTCGGCGGCGACGGCGGTGCTGGTCGGGCGGGCTTACGGCGCAGGGGACGGGCCGGGCGTGCTGCGGGCCGGGCTGGTGGGGCTGGGGGTCGTCAGCCTGCTGACCGTGCTGGTCGCGCTGGGGTTGTGGGGCACGGCTCCGTGGGTGGCCAGCGCCTATAATCGTGATCCGCTGCTGCTGGCGGTGGTGACCCCGGCCCTGGTGCTGGCGACGCTGTTCTTCGTGGCGGACGGGATCCAGGTGGTCTCGGCCTCGGCCAACCGGGCGGCGGGAGACGTCTGGTGGCCCACCATCATGCATTTCGGGGCCTATACCCTGGTGATGATGCCGCTGGGCTGGGTGCTGGGGCATAGCCTGGGCGTGGACGGCCTGGTCTGGGCGGTGATCATCGCCAGCCTGGTGTCGTCGGTGCTGCTGACCGGGCGGTTCGTGCGGGTGGCGCGGCGGATCGGCTGA
- a CDS encoding TIGR02466 family protein, whose protein sequence is MSLRPLFVTQVYEATLSATPGFEGFNAALADAVRMLAVEDHAGRAWCRAHGYRGYTSYGSLNDLPTRMPEFAELKRHLDRHALAYARALNFDLARKPRLDNLWVNVLKPGGSHSGHIHPHAFLSGTVYVEVPDGASALKLEDPRLPMMMARPAVAADASEAEKPFVYLTPRPGTVLMWESWLRHEVPMNAAKSDRISISFNYA, encoded by the coding sequence ATGTCCCTGCGCCCCCTCTTCGTCACCCAGGTCTATGAGGCCACCCTGTCCGCCACGCCGGGCTTCGAGGGCTTCAACGCCGCCTTGGCCGACGCCGTGCGGATGCTGGCGGTCGAGGATCACGCCGGGCGCGCCTGGTGCCGGGCCCACGGCTATCGCGGCTATACCTCCTACGGATCGCTCAACGACCTGCCGACCCGGATGCCCGAGTTCGCCGAGCTCAAGCGCCACCTCGACCGCCACGCCCTCGCCTATGCCAGGGCCCTGAACTTCGACCTCGCCCGCAAACCCCGGCTGGACAATCTGTGGGTCAACGTCCTCAAGCCCGGCGGCAGCCACTCAGGACACATCCACCCCCACGCCTTCCTGTCCGGCACCGTCTATGTCGAGGTTCCCGACGGCGCCTCGGCGCTCAAACTGGAGGACCCCCGCTTGCCCATGATGATGGCCCGCCCGGCCGTCGCCGCCGACGCGTCCGAGGCCGAGAAACCCTTCGTCTATCTGACCCCCCGCCCCGGAACGGTCCTGATGTGGGAGAGCTGGCTACGCCATGAGGTTCCCATGAACGCCGCCAAGTCCGATCGCATCTCGATCAGCTTCAACTACGCCTGA